The following nucleotide sequence is from Thermodesulfobacteriota bacterium.
AGTCACTGACGATAACTTTGCATCGATCGTGGCTGGGGTAGAAGAAGGGAGATTTGCATATGATAATATACGCAAGGTCACTTACCTTCTCATTTCTACCGGGGCTGCTGAGATCGTACTTTTTACGTTAGCGCTTTTGGCGAATTTGCCACTACCCCTTTTTGCAGTCCAACTGCTCTGGCTTAATCTGGTAACCAATGGTATTCAGGATGTAGCATTGGCCTTCGAGGCCGGTGAGTCAGGAGCGATGACTCGACCCCCAAGAAAGCCTGCTGAGGGGATATTTAATAAGTTGATGGCTCAGCAGACGATTTCTTCAGGAGCTACTATGGGATTGGTAACATTTTTGGCCTGGTATTGGTTGCTTGAATCAGGGTGGGATGAATTCACAGCTCGAAATAGGGTTTTATTACTCATGGTATTATTTGAGAACTTTCATGTTTTCAATTGTCGCTCGGAATACCTGTCTGCTTTTAAAGTCCCCTTGAGGCGGAATGTACTTCTTGTGGTGGGCGTACTCGCGGCTCAGGGTATTCATGTTTTGGCTATGTATCTTCCCTTCATGCAGAAGGTTTTACAAGTCTCTCCCGTCTCAATTACGGAATGGTTTTACCTCTTTCTTTTGGGGTCAACAGTACTATTGGCGATGGAGGTATTCAAGATTCTAAAAGACAAAAAGAAGAAATGAATGCGGAAACAGATCGAAGTTTGTAGTAGTTTTATTAAAAACACCTCTGGAATACGCCGTGGCGAAACCACGGGGATGAAAGCAGGTTTGACCTTTGGGCAACAAAGAGTTTAGAATCTGGGTATGAGCCCAGTAAAGAGAACGCATCATGCGGTATATGATCTTTAGTATCAATTTGTATGGATACAAAAATATAGGAAGATGATTTTGAGAGATGATTTGTCTAAGAGGGTGGAGGAGGTATTTAGAGAATTTCGTGAGGTGAGAGATGAACTTTGGAGATGGGAGTTTTGGAGCGATGGGTACTTTGTAAGGAGTGTCGGGGATGGGGTAACAGCAGATGTTATAAGAAGATACATAGAGCATCATGAGCATAAGCAGTTAGTTTTTGATTTTTAAAAAAACCCGTGGCTCTGCCACGGGGTTTTTTACTTTGAGAAGTAGTCATTTTGAGTGCTCAGAAATCTTAAGATGCGACAGCTCTATTTTTATACCGATTTTGAAGACTTCTTACCGTGATTGCAGTCAGGTTGAGCAAAGAATTAATTGCAGCTTTATAGCTGTTGCTCGGTTACCTGGAAAGGTTCTGTCCAGCTACGTAATTTCAAACCGAAAATAACTGTTGAAATGCCAAATAAAATGGCATAGATCCCTATAAGCCATATCGCTGCCAGAGCTCCCTCGCCAGGGAACGCTATTAGTAATATCGCCAGTAGTATTGAGAGAACACCCATTATCACCAGGGAATAAAAACCGGAATGCCCTCTTGGCAGGCGAAATATTGTGATCAGC
It contains:
- a CDS encoding transposase, producing the protein MRDDLSKRVEEVFREFREVRDELWRWEFWSDGYFVRSVGDGVTADVIRRYIEHHEHKQLVFDF